A genomic stretch from Bacillota bacterium includes:
- a CDS encoding DUF72 domain-containing protein, translated as GFLFAMKAWQLITHDPSSPTYRRLREPLAGPRDAYGLFRPTREVRAAWLRTLEVARRLGARLLLFQCPARFTPTPEHVANLRAFFTMAERELGGRGGELRFLWEPRGRWTPEQAGAVAAELGLVPVYDPLAAGAPAWPPGGPAGAGGVPPLAYFRLHGIGGYRYRYTDEDLERLLRRCREAEAAGAGEVFVLFNNVSMLEDARRFRRLLDSASAP; from the coding sequence GGCTTCCTCTTCGCCATGAAGGCCTGGCAGCTGATCACCCACGACCCCTCGAGCCCCACCTACCGCCGGCTGCGCGAGCCGCTGGCCGGGCCGCGCGACGCCTACGGCCTCTTCCGCCCGACCCGGGAAGTGCGCGCCGCCTGGCTGCGCACGCTGGAGGTGGCGCGCCGCCTCGGCGCCCGCCTGCTCCTCTTCCAGTGCCCGGCCCGCTTCACCCCCACGCCCGAGCACGTAGCGAACCTGCGCGCCTTCTTCACCATGGCGGAGCGGGAGCTGGGCGGGCGGGGGGGCGAGCTTCGCTTCCTCTGGGAGCCGCGGGGACGGTGGACCCCCGAGCAGGCGGGCGCCGTGGCTGCGGAGCTGGGCCTGGTACCGGTGTACGACCCGCTGGCCGCGGGGGCGCCCGCGTGGCCACCCGGAGGGCCGGCCGGAGCGGGTGGGGTGCCGCCCCTGGCGTACTTCCGCCTCCACGGCATCGGCGGCTACCGCTACCGGTACACGGACGAGGACCTGGAGCGGCTGCTCCGGCGCTGCCGCGAGGCGGAGGCGGCGGGCGCCGGGGAGGTCTTCGTCCTCTTCAACAACGTCTCCATGCTGGAGGACGCCCGGCGCTTCCGGCGGCTGCTCGACTCCGCCTCAGCCCCCTGA